Part of the Bacillus sp. N1-1 genome, AAGGTTCACTCCCGATCCAGGAATCAACCTGGTATTCTCCTTTACAATATTATTTTCAATGAAAAAACTTCGATTTGCATCGTTTTGAAAGAATACACAAGATGAATTGGCTAAACCATATTTATATAGGTTTAAAGTGAGTAATCTAATAATCCCTTTATTCTCAATTGACGTTCCTAGACCAGTTATATTAGTTAAATATGGGGTCTTGGTCATTCTACAAGTCATACCCCCATAAACATTTGGCTTAATGGTGTATGTAAGAACAACATCCGGTTTAATTTTTTTTATAATCTTTCTATAAGTAAGTAATAATTTCAAATCCATTATTGGATTAGTACCTCGCCTAGAAAATTCGGTTTCTATAAATTCACAACCTAGTTTCTCTAACTTAGGTACATATTCATCATTAGGTAGAGAAACATAAACTTCATGTCCCTCGCTAATTAATTCTTCCAATAATTCTTTTCTGAATTGGTATAACCCCATACCATAATTAGCTAAAACTAGAACTCTCATTATCTACTACTCTCCTGACTGGAATACCTACATAAGTCCCAGCTTTATTGATGTCTTTAATAACTACAGAGCCCGCACCGACTTGAGTACTACTAGTAATGTTTATATTATTGCTTACTACACTACCAATTCCCAGCCAAGTGTTGCTCTCAATTTTCACACTCCCAGCCAACCGAACCCCTGGCGAAATATGCACAAAATCCTCAATAACATTATCATGATCAACCGAAGCACTAGTATTAATAATGCATCCTCTACCAATTCTAGTAGAGCAGTTAATCACTACCCCAGCCATTACCACCGTACCAGCGCCAAACTCAACTTGTTCACCTATCACA contains:
- a CDS encoding acetyltransferase, coding for MRERLIIIGASGHGKVVADIALKMNQWKKIVFLDDYEQRKSALGFDVVGKSQDVINYVDSSDIVVGIGNNEIRQKLQSEIEEMGASLPLLIHPNAVIGEQVEFGAGTVVMAGVVINCSTRIGRGCIINTSASVDHDNVIEDFVHISPGVRLAGSVKIESNTWLGIGSVVSNNINITSSTQVGAGSVVIKDINKAGTYVGIPVRRVVDNESSSFS